A region of Salvia splendens isolate huo1 chromosome 17, SspV2, whole genome shotgun sequence DNA encodes the following proteins:
- the LOC121773925 gene encoding exo-alpha-bergamotene synthase-like, protein MEKVIRRSANYQASVWDDDYIQSFESPYTGEKYVREAEKLKDLVRILIHITEDELDQLHLIDNVTRLGLSGHFKEQIAKMLEKIYEAQEWLEKDLHFTSLKFRLLRQHGYHVSQEVFCSLMDDESNFKASLCEDMRGLVSLYEASYLSVEGENVMDLAKDFSLNHLARRLEQISEPRLREQVRHALEVPLHWRLQKLEARWFIQAYENTSEANLTLVELAKLDYNMVQATYQQELKLLSSWYKETGLPEKLGFARHRLAECFLWALGFVPEPHLGYSREIVSKIAAMITIIDDIYDVYGTLEELQLFTHTIERWDINSLDSLPEYMKICFLALFNSVNEFAYHILRDQGFNVISNLRKLWAELCRAYYLEATWFHSGYVPTTNEYLNTAWISISGPLVLFCVYFTTNPISKKELKSLEQYPGIIRWPATVLRLADDLATSSDEMKRGDVPKSIQCYMKETGCSEEDARKHINQLIDTALKRMNKEILMENPIENFGQTAMNLGRISLCMYQHGDGFGLPHSETKKNLVSLVVQPIHMPQL, encoded by the exons ATGGAGAAAGTGATTAGGAGGTCTGCAAACTACCAAGCTAGTGTTTGGGATGACGATTACATTCAGTCGTTCGAAAGTCCATACACG GGGGAGAAGTACGTTCGCGAAGCTGAGAAGCTGAAAGATCTGGTGAGAATACTGATCCACATAACTGAAGATGAGCTCGACCAGCTTCACCTTATCGACAATGTGACGAGACTAGGCCTATCTGGCCACTTCAAGGAGCAGATAGCAAAAATGTTAGAGAAGATATATGAGGCACAAGAATGGTTAGAAAAGGACTTGCATTTCACGTCTCTCAAATTCAGACTTCTCAGACAGCATGGTTATCACGTTTCTCAAG AGGTTTTCTGTAGTTTGATGGATGACGAAAGTAATTTCAAGGCCTCCCTGTGTGAAGACATGAGAGGGCTCGTATCACTGTATGAAGCTTCGTATTTAAGCGTGGAAGGGGAGAACGTAATGGATTTAGCCAAAGATTTCTCATTGAATCATCTTGCTCGAAGGCTAGAGCAAATCTCAGAGCCACGTCTGAGGGAGCAAGTGAGGCATGCTTTGGAGGTTCCTCTGCACTGGAGGTTGCAAAAGCTAGAAGCCAGGTGGTTCATACAAGCGTACGAGAATACATCTGAAGCAAACCTTACTTTGGTGGAGCTGGCTAAACTGGACTATAACATGGTACAAGCAACATACCAGCAAGAGCTCAAGCTATTGTCAAG TTGGTATAAAGAGACTGGTCTGCCGGAAAAACTGGGGTTTGCAAGGCACCGGTTGGCTGAGTGCTTCTTGTGGGCTCTGGGATTCGTTCCGGAGCCTCATCTTGGATATTCAAGGGAGATTGTGAGCAAAATTGCTGCTATGATCACCATAATAGACGACATATACGACGTATATGGCACCTTGGAAGAACTTCAATTGTTCACTCACACAATTGAGAG GTGGGATATTAATTCACTGGACAGCCTTCCAGAATACATGAAGATTTGCTTCTTAGCTCTCTTCAATTCTGTGAATGAATTTGCTTATCATATACTCAGAGACCAAGGTTTCAATGTAATCTCAAATCTGAGGAAACTG TGGGCAGAACTGTGTAGAGCTTACTACTTAGAAGCAACATGGTTTCACAGTGGTTATGTCCCAACCACAAATGAGTACCTAAATACAGCTTGGATTTCCATTTCTGGACCTCTAGTTCTGTTTTGTGTTTACTTCACCACAAATCCTATAAGCAAGAAGGAATTAAAGAGCTTAGAGCAATATCCCGGTATCATTCGATGGCCAGCTACAGTTCTTCGTCTGGCCGATGACTTGGCAACTTCATCT GACGAAATGAAACGAGGGGATGTTCCAAAATCAATCCAGTGCTACATGAAGGAAACAGGATGCTCTGAGGAGGATGCTCGCAAACATATAAACCAGTTGATAGACACGGCTCTGAAGCGAATGAACAAAGAGATATTGATGGAGAATCCCATAGAGAATTTCGGGCAGACTGCCATGAATCTTGGACGAATCTCGCTCTGCATGTATCAGCATGGAGATGGCTTCGGCCTTCCCCATTCCGAAACCAAGAAAAATCTGGTCTCCCTCGTCGTTCAGCCCATTCACATGCCGCAGCTTTAA